From a region of the Halanaerobium hydrogeniformans genome:
- a CDS encoding lysophospholipid acyltransferase family protein produces MAEKKKSFKDKLIPSLAYNLLRFSNLTIRLEVEGWEEIADILDQSQPIIFSSWHGKSWIPAYFLRDLGIYALTSLSRDGSYMTGVLESLGWKTIRGSSSRGASRSLLSLYRKLKEGENTALTIDGPTGPIYEVKSGIIFLSEKADALIVPVGVDARWKKNFNSWDNYLFPLPFSKAALVFGRAFSFDKELEMEDKKAILKEKMEKVNQRAAELVQV; encoded by the coding sequence TTGGCTGAAAAAAAGAAAAGTTTTAAAGATAAATTGATTCCATCTCTAGCCTATAATCTATTAAGATTTAGTAATCTGACTATTAGACTTGAAGTTGAAGGCTGGGAAGAGATCGCTGATATACTCGATCAGAGCCAGCCAATAATCTTTTCTAGCTGGCATGGTAAGAGCTGGATTCCTGCCTACTTTTTACGGGATCTAGGTATTTATGCTCTGACAAGCCTCAGCCGTGATGGTAGTTATATGACAGGAGTGTTGGAAAGCCTGGGCTGGAAAACAATCAGAGGTTCCAGCAGCCGAGGAGCCAGCCGTTCTCTGCTCTCACTTTACAGAAAGCTGAAAGAGGGAGAAAATACTGCTTTAACTATTGATGGACCAACTGGCCCTATTTATGAGGTTAAATCAGGTATAATCTTTTTATCAGAAAAAGCAGATGCGCTAATTGTTCCGGTAGGGGTAGATGCTCGCTGGAAAAAGAACTTTAACAGCTGGGATAATTATTTGTTTCCATTACCTTTTAGCAAAGCTGCCCTGGTTTTTGGCAGAGCTTTTAGCTTTGATAAAGAGCTTGAAATGGAAGATAAGAAAGCTATCTTAAAAGAAAAGATGGAAAAAGTCAATCAAAGAGCAGCAGAACTTGTTCAAGTTTAG
- a CDS encoding ABC transporter ATP-binding protein has product MDSAQKQINSIEILKRVSKYIFPYKGRLAGGVFSMLVHAFLTIFFVRVFQDLLETIISDMAAGREGIIRLSWIAALMVLVYFLKGVAYYGQHYLVAYVSQKSIKDIRDDLYYHIQNLSLSFYSQNKTGDILSRITNDVHQLESSMIKTTVGTIDKLFTLIGGLIYLVYLNYRLTIILVLILPIIFYVITVFNKKLKRISRTVQVKIADVSDVIQETVSAVRVVKSFGREEYEYNKFSDENQSNFRAKMKQTQYGAILTPLIEFIAALSFTAILWFGGYEVMQGRMRASELIAFFTLLITISDPLRSLTKLSRRFQQLIAAGERVFEIMDIESSLRTEDKDKIELDNIEGEIVYNNLNFSYNRNEIVLKDINLCASPGDIIAFVGQSGAGKTTLVDLLPRFYDPDKGYITLDGHNLKDIKIDNLRSFIGIVPQETILFSGTLRDNIKYGDLDADDEALKKAAVAANAHEFIIEFPEGYDTMVGERGVGLSGGQKQRISIARAILKDPKILILDEATSSLDAESESLVQEALEHLMEHRTTFIIAHRLSTIKNADKIIVLENGQIVERGSHQELLKKDGKYASLYQGQFIEK; this is encoded by the coding sequence ATGGACTCAGCACAAAAACAAATTAACTCAATTGAAATTTTAAAAAGAGTCTCAAAATATATTTTTCCATATAAAGGCAGGCTAGCAGGTGGTGTTTTTTCAATGCTAGTTCATGCCTTTTTAACCATTTTTTTTGTAAGGGTTTTTCAGGATTTATTGGAAACGATAATTAGTGATATGGCAGCCGGCAGAGAGGGTATTATTAGGCTAAGCTGGATTGCTGCTTTGATGGTCCTGGTATATTTTCTTAAAGGTGTAGCCTATTATGGACAGCACTATTTAGTAGCCTATGTTTCACAAAAGTCCATTAAAGATATTAGAGATGATCTCTATTATCATATTCAAAATCTTTCACTTAGTTTTTACAGCCAAAATAAAACTGGTGATATTTTATCTAGAATAACTAATGATGTTCATCAACTTGAAAGCTCTATGATTAAAACAACAGTGGGAACAATTGATAAATTATTCACTTTAATTGGTGGATTAATTTACCTTGTTTACTTAAATTATAGACTGACAATTATTCTGGTTCTTATCTTACCAATAATATTTTATGTTATTACTGTCTTTAACAAAAAATTAAAAAGGATAAGTAGAACAGTACAGGTTAAAATTGCAGATGTTTCTGATGTAATTCAAGAAACTGTTTCAGCAGTAAGGGTTGTTAAGTCATTTGGTAGAGAGGAATATGAGTATAATAAATTTAGTGATGAAAATCAATCCAATTTCCGGGCTAAGATGAAACAAACACAGTATGGGGCTATTTTAACTCCTTTAATAGAGTTTATTGCAGCCCTTTCTTTTACTGCTATACTCTGGTTTGGTGGTTATGAAGTAATGCAGGGTAGAATGAGGGCATCTGAACTTATTGCCTTTTTTACTCTTTTAATTACTATTAGTGATCCCTTACGCTCACTTACTAAGTTAAGCAGGCGCTTTCAACAGTTGATTGCTGCAGGAGAAAGAGTGTTTGAGATTATGGATATTGAGAGCAGTTTAAGAACAGAAGATAAAGATAAAATCGAATTGGATAATATTGAGGGAGAAATTGTATACAATAATTTAAACTTTTCCTATAATAGAAACGAAATTGTATTAAAAGATATCAACCTCTGTGCTTCACCTGGAGATATTATTGCATTTGTTGGCCAAAGTGGTGCAGGAAAAACCACATTGGTTGATTTGCTTCCACGCTTTTATGATCCAGATAAGGGGTATATAACTCTTGACGGTCATAATCTTAAGGATATAAAAATTGATAATCTGCGTAGTTTTATTGGTATAGTTCCTCAGGAAACAATTTTGTTTAGTGGAACATTAAGGGACAATATTAAATATGGAGATCTTGATGCAGATGACGAGGCCCTTAAAAAAGCTGCTGTAGCAGCAAATGCCCATGAGTTTATAATAGAATTTCCAGAAGGTTATGATACAATGGTTGGAGAAAGAGGAGTTGGCCTTTCAGGTGGACAAAAACAGAGGATTTCTATTGCTAGAGCTATTTTAAAAGATCCTAAAATTTTGATTTTAGATGAGGCAACTTCGTCACTTGATGCAGAATCAGAATCATTGGTACAGGAAGCTTTAGAGCATTTGATGGAGCATAGAACAACCTTCATTATTGCCCATAGACTTTCTACAATTAAAAATGCTGATAAAATTATTGTTCTGGAAAATGGACAAATAGTAGAAAGAGGTAGTCATCAGGAACTGCTTAAAAAAGACGGTAAATATGCTTCACTTTATCAGGGGCAGTTTATAGAAAAATAA
- a CDS encoding HutP family protein yields the protein MSLADFTIEDFTEIDGGQSIGKVAVLLSMVNDEHDKNIIEAYKNEGYEAVITRAGGKGSKLKDKVLRNCLGAAIKGGVITESVQDQRILTRCVERAMIDFEKPLSGISGAGIKIGIVSKAPHLAVALYGKLGIPGLDVDHEISGMGIHYYGLSTKTN from the coding sequence ATGAGTTTAGCGGATTTTACAATTGAGGATTTTACAGAAATTGATGGCGGACAGTCAATAGGTAAAGTTGCAGTGTTACTTTCAATGGTTAATGATGAACATGACAAAAATATAATAGAAGCTTATAAAAATGAGGGTTATGAAGCAGTTATTACTAGAGCCGGTGGAAAGGGTTCTAAATTAAAGGATAAAGTTTTAAGGAATTGTTTGGGAGCTGCAATTAAAGGTGGAGTTATCACAGAATCTGTACAGGATCAAAGGATTTTAACTCGTTGTGTTGAACGGGCAATGATTGATTTTGAGAAACCACTTTCAGGAATTTCGGGAGCAGGCATAAAAATTGGGATAGTTAGTAAAGCTCCCCACCTGGCTGTAGCTCTTTATGGTAAATTGGGTATTCCCGGTCTAGATGTAGATCATGAAATTTCAGGAATGGGGATTCATTATTATGGACTCAGCACAAAAACAAATTAA
- a CDS encoding ABC transporter substrate-binding protein — protein sequence MKKILFFLLNLIIVLTLFSGVSLAQEYPIYYEDDLGREIIIEKEVEGIISLAPGTTEIIYALGLEDKLLAVSTAASYPEEALQKATVGTIDEPNVELIISLDPDLVIAESVTKKEVVERLSELGIQVVGFNPRSIPDTIEMINDIALLTSTQARGEEITRAMKEEYKTITTLVEEKLENRERPKVFYEIWSDPLYTAGKNTFIDSMIHDAGGYNIGREASGAWPQFNIESLIAMDPDVFISSEHSSPGGVSIDKLRSRHLFREISAFQNDRLYIVDQDLVNRPSPRIIEGYKEFVSALFPELEAEIRD from the coding sequence GTGAAAAAAATATTGTTTTTCCTATTAAACTTAATTATAGTTTTGACTCTCTTTTCTGGTGTCAGTTTAGCTCAGGAATATCCAATCTATTATGAAGATGATTTAGGTAGAGAAATCATAATTGAAAAAGAGGTTGAAGGTATTATTTCTTTAGCACCGGGGACAACAGAAATAATATATGCTTTGGGTTTAGAAGATAAATTACTTGCTGTTAGTACAGCAGCCAGTTATCCTGAGGAAGCTCTACAAAAAGCTACTGTTGGGACAATAGATGAACCCAATGTTGAATTAATTATATCTTTAGATCCAGATCTTGTAATTGCTGAATCTGTTACTAAAAAGGAAGTTGTTGAAAGATTGTCAGAACTGGGTATTCAGGTTGTGGGTTTTAATCCAAGAAGTATTCCGGATACCATAGAGATGATAAATGATATTGCTTTGTTGACTTCTACTCAAGCTAGGGGAGAAGAAATTACAAGAGCAATGAAGGAAGAATATAAGACAATAACTACCTTAGTAGAAGAAAAATTAGAAAATAGAGAAAGACCGAAGGTTTTTTATGAAATCTGGTCTGATCCACTTTATACAGCAGGTAAAAATACTTTTATTGATAGTATGATCCATGATGCTGGAGGCTATAATATTGGTAGAGAAGCTTCAGGTGCATGGCCTCAGTTTAATATTGAAAGTTTGATTGCTATGGATCCTGATGTTTTCATCAGCAGTGAACACAGTAGTCCAGGAGGAGTAAGTATAGATAAATTAAGATCAAGACATTTGTTTAGAGAAATTTCGGCTTTCCAAAATGATAGATTATATATAGTTGATCAAGATTTAGTTAATAGGCCTTCACCAAGAATTATTGAAGGATATAAGGAATTTGTTAGTGCTTTATTTCCTGAACTAGAAGCTGAAATTAGAGATTAG
- the nadE gene encoding NAD(+) synthase, with protein sequence MNDNKNFKKIADNLVDWLKDKVVSAGANGAVVGLSGGIDSAVTARLAQKAFGDNAMGIIMPCNSNREDREDALLFANKFALNYIITDLSDVYQHLLDELKRSGIKGNKMAEVNIKPRLRMTSLYYYAASLNYLVIGTDNRSELKIGYFTKYGDGGVDLAPLGSLVKHEVKVLARELKIPEKIINKKPSAGLWSNQTDEDEMGFSYQELDHYILSGEAEKATKEKIERLVQKNEHKLKAVPIPERSDIVVE encoded by the coding sequence ATGAATGATAATAAAAACTTTAAAAAAATTGCAGATAATTTAGTTGACTGGCTTAAAGATAAGGTAGTTTCTGCAGGGGCAAATGGAGCAGTAGTTGGACTTAGTGGTGGTATTGATTCTGCTGTAACAGCTAGACTGGCTCAAAAAGCTTTTGGTGATAATGCTATGGGGATAATTATGCCCTGTAATTCTAATAGAGAAGACCGCGAAGATGCTCTGCTCTTTGCTAATAAATTTGCTTTAAACTATATAATAACAGATTTATCTGATGTTTATCAGCATTTATTAGATGAATTAAAGCGCAGTGGTATTAAAGGTAATAAAATGGCAGAAGTTAATATTAAACCTCGTCTGAGGATGACTTCATTATATTATTATGCAGCTTCTTTAAATTATCTTGTGATTGGAACTGATAATAGAAGTGAATTAAAAATTGGCTATTTTACTAAATATGGAGATGGTGGGGTTGATTTAGCTCCCCTGGGTTCTTTAGTTAAGCATGAGGTTAAAGTTTTAGCTAGAGAATTAAAAATTCCAGAAAAAATTATCAATAAAAAGCCCAGTGCAGGACTCTGGAGCAACCAAACTGATGAAGATGAGATGGGTTTCAGTTATCAAGAATTGGACCATTATATTCTTAGTGGTGAGGCTGAAAAAGCAACAAAAGAAAAAATTGAAAGATTAGTTCAAAAAAATGAGCATAAGCTTAAAGCGGTCCCAATTCCTGAACGTTCAGATATTGTAGTTGAATAA
- a CDS encoding protein kinase domain-containing protein codes for MLRYRVWWGLLMVEDKKNNKNLSKEKLFKDFKPRSKVQLETVKEIKAAIKNIGTELPQKIISYQGIAREAGEYYLLIDAKKDLVPIVDYLKEKSFNFQKMLNELKAVFELLEEVDLEKKKLYFKDGLNASNFWIDLKTEKIYLLPQIFVELKDNYGEYDFGDHLNEYFRPPEIIAGEDWQDKSYVFNLAAVFYYFFSSKKIFNDKDTAKVLNKIQSEKIMDINRLVPELSKEVNQLFKQMLQKKPEQRPDYGTIIKKMQSIDSEQKNNFVLKSFKEKDTQNTKKMIAKKNKKDNIKLFFRLNWKSIAFFVILGAAILYGAGSGPPANVTEETTAEEVVGYFYHGIASKNISLINQASDIDLGNMQRIITESHVIESMQAAYGGQEGEEDEDQSVYSLEDFEFTEISAADDRYLFQVNYIFSFRDQDGFYSFEHEDRVVVERVNRIWNIVNIEGDFKEMIEGNFPWRE; via the coding sequence GTGTTAAGATATAGAGTATGGTGGGGATTATTAATGGTTGAAGACAAAAAAAATAATAAAAATCTTAGCAAAGAAAAATTATTCAAAGATTTTAAACCCCGGTCAAAAGTTCAGCTGGAAACTGTCAAAGAAATTAAAGCAGCTATCAAAAATATAGGGACTGAGCTACCCCAAAAAATAATTAGCTATCAGGGAATTGCTAGAGAAGCCGGTGAGTATTATTTATTAATAGATGCTAAAAAAGACTTAGTTCCTATAGTAGATTACCTGAAAGAAAAGTCTTTTAATTTTCAAAAAATGCTTAATGAGTTAAAAGCTGTTTTTGAACTTTTAGAAGAGGTAGATTTAGAAAAGAAAAAACTATATTTTAAAGATGGTCTTAATGCAAGTAATTTTTGGATTGATTTAAAAACAGAAAAAATATATTTGCTACCTCAAATTTTTGTTGAACTTAAAGATAATTATGGGGAATATGATTTTGGAGATCATTTAAATGAATATTTTAGACCTCCAGAAATCATTGCTGGAGAAGACTGGCAGGACAAATCTTATGTTTTTAATTTAGCAGCGGTATTTTATTACTTTTTTAGTTCTAAAAAAATATTTAATGATAAAGATACAGCCAAAGTCTTAAATAAAATACAGAGCGAAAAAATAATGGATATTAATCGTTTAGTGCCAGAACTTTCAAAAGAAGTGAATCAATTATTTAAACAGATGCTGCAAAAAAAGCCTGAGCAGAGGCCAGATTATGGAACAATTATAAAAAAAATGCAGTCGATTGATTCTGAACAAAAAAACAATTTTGTTTTAAAATCTTTTAAAGAAAAAGATACCCAGAACACAAAAAAAATGATTGCTAAAAAAAATAAAAAAGATAATATAAAACTCTTTTTCCGGCTAAACTGGAAGTCTATAGCTTTTTTTGTTATTCTTGGAGCAGCTATATTATATGGTGCAGGCTCTGGTCCACCAGCAAATGTGACAGAGGAAACAACTGCCGAAGAAGTTGTAGGGTATTTTTATCACGGTATTGCTTCCAAAAATATTAGCTTAATTAATCAGGCAAGTGATATTGATTTAGGTAATATGCAGCGGATTATAACCGAAAGTCATGTTATAGAAAGTATGCAGGCTGCTTATGGTGGTCAAGAAGGTGAAGAAGATGAAGATCAATCAGTTTACAGCTTAGAAGATTTTGAATTTACTGAGATTTCTGCTGCTGACGATCGATATCTTTTTCAGGTTAATTATATATTTAGTTTTAGAGATCAAGACGGTTTCTATTCATTTGAGCATGAAGATCGGGTTGTTGTAGAAAGAGTTAATCGGATCTGGAATATTGTGAACATTGAAGGCGATTTCAAAGAAATGATAGAGGGTAATTTTCCCTGGAGGGAATAA
- a CDS encoding glucose-6-phosphate isomerase: MSEKKKDDLRIRLDINNIFEEVVGDEGFKLEELEEYKAEAEAAKENILKAEAEGKMGFMELPYKQKEVIKELKATAEELKEKFDNIVILGIGGSALGNIAVQTAINDPYYNMFAEARNGYPRLFVSDNVDPDGIKAMVDKLDVEKTVFNVISKSGSTAETMSQFLLLRDLVAETVGEDKVGEHFIATTSKDSGYLIEIAKRENMKTFHIPDNVGGRFSVLTPVGLLSAAFTGVDIEELLAGAAYMDKISREADFWDNPALINGLIHYLAFKKGKVMSVMMPYSDRLKDLADWYRQLWAESLGKEVNRDGEVVNVGPTPIKALGATDQHSQAQLYMEGPYDKIITFLEVENFENKLEIPSAYEDLDGLGYLGGHSFAELINTEKKATEVALNKRKRMNQTIYVPEVNEFTLGQLFYFFEFQTAVAGELFDINAFNQPGVELGKNYTYGIFGRDGYQDKKDEFEQSAEHNEDLIL, from the coding sequence ATGTCTGAAAAGAAAAAAGATGATTTAAGAATTAGACTGGATATTAATAACATATTTGAAGAAGTTGTTGGGGATGAAGGTTTTAAACTTGAGGAACTAGAAGAGTATAAGGCTGAAGCAGAAGCAGCAAAGGAAAATATTCTTAAAGCGGAAGCAGAAGGTAAGATGGGTTTTATGGAGCTTCCTTATAAACAAAAAGAGGTTATAAAAGAACTTAAAGCTACTGCTGAAGAACTAAAAGAAAAATTCGATAATATAGTAATTTTAGGAATTGGTGGTTCTGCTTTAGGTAATATTGCAGTTCAAACAGCTATCAATGATCCTTATTATAATATGTTTGCTGAAGCTCGAAATGGATACCCACGTCTTTTTGTAAGTGATAATGTAGATCCAGATGGTATTAAAGCAATGGTTGATAAACTTGATGTTGAAAAAACAGTTTTTAATGTTATATCTAAATCTGGAAGTACAGCAGAAACTATGAGCCAGTTTTTATTATTAAGAGATCTGGTTGCAGAAACAGTTGGTGAAGATAAGGTTGGAGAACATTTTATTGCTACAACAAGTAAAGATTCAGGATATCTAATAGAAATAGCGAAACGAGAAAATATGAAAACCTTCCATATTCCTGATAATGTTGGAGGAAGATTTTCCGTTTTAACTCCAGTTGGATTGCTCTCTGCTGCCTTTACAGGGGTAGATATTGAAGAATTACTAGCTGGGGCTGCTTATATGGATAAAATATCTAGAGAAGCAGATTTCTGGGATAATCCTGCTTTAATAAATGGTTTAATTCATTATCTGGCCTTTAAAAAGGGTAAGGTTATGTCAGTAATGATGCCATATTCTGACCGCTTAAAAGATCTTGCCGATTGGTATAGACAGCTCTGGGCTGAATCACTTGGTAAAGAGGTTAATAGAGATGGCGAAGTGGTTAATGTAGGACCTACTCCAATCAAAGCATTAGGAGCTACAGATCAACATTCACAGGCTCAACTATATATGGAAGGCCCTTATGATAAGATTATTACCTTCCTTGAAGTAGAAAATTTTGAAAATAAATTAGAGATTCCTTCTGCTTATGAAGATTTAGATGGTCTCGGTTATTTAGGTGGTCATTCCTTTGCAGAACTGATAAATACAGAGAAAAAAGCAACAGAGGTAGCCTTAAATAAACGTAAGCGAATGAACCAAACGATTTATGTGCCTGAGGTAAATGAATTTACTTTAGGACAGTTATTCTACTTTTTCGAATTCCAGACTGCTGTAGCTGGAGAATTGTTTGATATTAATGCCTTTAATCAGCCGGGAGTTGAGCTTGGTAAAAACTATACCTATGGAATTTTTGGTCGTGATGGTTATCAAGATAAAAAGGATGAATTCGAGCAATCTGCTGAGCATAATGAGGATTTAATTTTATAA
- a CDS encoding permease, whose amino-acid sequence MDKTKNKNKNKTNYIVFSIFAAFIVISYFIEFELGERIGENFLIFARDMIAILPPAFVLIGLFDVWVSRETIENNFGNTSGFKKYIYAILLAATTVGGTFVAFPVANSLYHKGANFSSIFTYVTAASLVMIPMSIMEASILGIKFTAIRIGVSLPLVVISSIMLGNFFSKINYKIPKVD is encoded by the coding sequence ATGGATAAAACTAAAAATAAGAACAAAAATAAAACTAACTATATAGTCTTTAGTATTTTTGCAGCTTTTATTGTAATCTCATATTTCATAGAGTTTGAGCTTGGAGAAAGAATTGGAGAAAACTTTTTGATTTTTGCTCGAGATATGATAGCAATCCTACCACCAGCTTTTGTCCTAATAGGATTATTTGATGTTTGGGTCAGCAGAGAAACAATTGAAAATAATTTTGGTAATACTTCTGGTTTTAAAAAGTATATTTATGCAATCTTACTGGCGGCAACAACAGTTGGTGGAACCTTTGTTGCATTTCCGGTAGCTAATAGTCTTTATCACAAAGGGGCAAATTTTTCTTCAATATTCACCTATGTAACTGCAGCCTCACTGGTAATGATACCAATGAGCATTATGGAGGCTTCAATTTTAGGAATTAAATTTACAGCAATTAGGATCGGGGTTTCACTTCCTCTTGTAGTTATTAGTTCTATTATGTTGGGAAATTTCTTTTCTAAAATTAACTATAAGATCCCAAAGGTAGATTAA
- a CDS encoding ABC transporter substrate-binding protein, producing the protein MSILKKSIILIITIIVLFLTMAFSAAAQASSEGVYGGRLNVALKMSAPHLDSDNSTDSQITAMMNHVYEGLFEFDENLQLQPHLADSYRVLDDGKEYIVELREDVMMHNGEKMDADDVLASFERWLDINGAGDLIKPYFDQAVKLDDYTISFKFDEPYAPFLNIMASPVSNQKFVVRAKEIIDEFGDSLINRHIGTGPYMVKEWIPDQRLSLVRFEDYSPKQMESSFFAGERTAYLDEIVLNFITNAQVRVSGVQTGQFHFAEEVPRDQYPRFNADANINTQIIYPDQMAVFVTNNGIAPFDNKYARRAMVYALDLEELGYAMIGNPDFWRLEASLHEEGNPWHAENVGEGIYNVYDPDKAKELLDKADYDGTPLVILSGQDSEMERQGAISIKDQLEKIGIEVELQLFDRPTVVERRAKPEGWNIHLSSFIKTVPDPQIHQGWTGTNKWVTNWDSEESREMDEIFARMVKEVDYEQRYQIVEEFYEKMWDTVPYFNILDFSRLHITRSELKNFEAAWQTFFWNTWLEE; encoded by the coding sequence GTGTCAATTTTGAAAAAATCAATAATTTTAATAATTACTATTATAGTTTTATTTTTGACGATGGCTTTTAGTGCTGCAGCTCAAGCCAGCTCAGAGGGAGTTTATGGTGGTAGACTAAATGTTGCTTTAAAAATGTCTGCGCCTCATCTTGATAGTGATAATTCTACTGATTCGCAAATTACTGCGATGATGAATCATGTTTATGAAGGCTTATTTGAATTTGATGAAAATCTACAGCTCCAACCTCATCTAGCTGATAGTTACAGAGTTTTAGATGATGGAAAAGAGTACATTGTTGAACTTAGGGAAGATGTAATGATGCATAATGGCGAAAAAATGGATGCTGATGATGTGCTGGCATCATTTGAAAGGTGGCTTGATATTAATGGTGCTGGTGATCTTATAAAACCATATTTTGATCAAGCAGTAAAATTAGATGATTACACTATTAGTTTTAAGTTTGATGAGCCTTATGCTCCATTTTTAAATATTATGGCATCACCAGTTTCCAATCAGAAATTTGTAGTAAGGGCTAAAGAAATAATTGATGAGTTTGGAGATAGTTTAATTAACCGGCATATTGGAACTGGACCCTATATGGTAAAAGAATGGATCCCAGATCAAAGGTTAAGCTTGGTTAGGTTTGAAGATTATTCACCTAAGCAAATGGAATCATCATTTTTTGCAGGGGAACGGACTGCATATCTGGACGAAATAGTGTTAAATTTTATTACTAATGCCCAAGTTCGTGTTTCCGGAGTTCAAACAGGTCAATTCCATTTTGCAGAAGAAGTTCCTAGAGATCAATATCCACGTTTTAATGCTGATGCAAATATTAACACCCAGATTATCTATCCAGATCAAATGGCTGTTTTTGTAACAAATAATGGAATAGCACCATTTGATAATAAATATGCTAGAAGGGCGATGGTTTATGCTCTTGATTTAGAAGAATTAGGTTATGCTATGATTGGTAATCCAGATTTTTGGCGGCTGGAAGCTTCTTTACATGAAGAAGGTAATCCCTGGCATGCTGAAAATGTAGGTGAAGGCATATATAATGTTTATGACCCAGATAAAGCTAAAGAATTATTAGATAAAGCAGATTATGATGGAACACCTCTGGTCATTTTAAGTGGACAGGATAGTGAAATGGAGAGACAGGGTGCAATTTCTATTAAAGATCAGCTTGAGAAAATCGGGATTGAAGTAGAATTACAGCTTTTTGATAGGCCGACTGTAGTTGAAAGACGGGCAAAACCTGAAGGGTGGAATATTCATCTTTCATCTTTTATTAAGACCGTACCCGATCCCCAGATACATCAGGGATGGACCGGCACAAATAAATGGGTAACAAATTGGGATTCTGAAGAATCTAGAGAAATGGATGAAATTTTCGCAAGAATGGTTAAGGAAGTTGATTATGAACAGAGATATCAAATAGTTGAAGAATTTTATGAAAAAATGTGGGATACTGTTCCCTACTTTAATATTCTAGATTTCAGCAGGCTTCATATTACACGTTCAGAACTAAAAAACTTTGAAGCTGCCTGGCAGACATTTTTCTGGAATACCTGGCTTGAGGAATAA
- a CDS encoding ABC transporter permease — MFFKNKLRILKNPYIISALIILLIMLFLAIFAPFLTEYNPVSTDARNRLQPPSSEHFLGTDEFGRDVFTRMLYGIRASLQVGFSVVILTLLFGVFIGVLAGFYPKFDRIIMRVLDGMMAFPGIIIAISLAAIWGGGKLNIILALSFAYFPKMARIVRGSVFSIKDLEYVESARAVGAGDFYIIVKYILRNTSSPILVQATFNFALAILDEAALSFLGVGIMPPTPSLGGMINDARSFMTVAPWLMIFPGMMIVFSVLAFNLLGDGLRDFLDPHLRGNINN; from the coding sequence TTGTTTTTTAAAAATAAATTACGCATATTAAAAAACCCCTATATAATTTCAGCTCTGATAATTTTATTAATTATGCTTTTTTTAGCTATTTTTGCTCCATTTTTAACAGAATATAATCCGGTTAGCACTGATGCACGTAATCGACTACAGCCACCCTCTTCAGAGCATTTTCTTGGTACTGATGAATTTGGTAGAGATGTCTTTACAAGAATGCTATATGGAATAAGAGCTTCACTTCAGGTTGGTTTTTCAGTTGTTATTTTAACTTTGCTATTCGGAGTTTTTATTGGTGTTCTCGCAGGTTTTTATCCGAAATTTGATAGAATAATTATGAGAGTTTTAGATGGAATGATGGCATTTCCTGGAATAATTATTGCGATTTCATTGGCGGCTATTTGGGGAGGAGGAAAATTAAATATAATTTTGGCTCTATCTTTTGCCTATTTCCCAAAAATGGCAAGAATAGTTAGAGGTTCTGTTTTTTCTATTAAAGACCTGGAGTACGTCGAATCTGCCCGGGCAGTAGGGGCAGGAGATTTCTATATTATAGTGAAATATATATTGCGTAATACATCTTCGCCAATTCTAGTTCAGGCAACCTTTAATTTTGCCCTTGCTATACTTGATGAAGCAGCCTTAAGTTTTTTAGGTGTAGGAATAATGCCACCAACACCTAGCCTTGGTGGAATGATAAACGATGCGAGAAGTTTTATGACTGTTGCACCCTGGCTGATGATTTTTCCGGGAATGATGATTGTGTTTTCTGTATTAGCTTTTAATCTTCTAGGTGATGGTCTAAGGGACTTTTTAGATCCTCATTTGCGGGGAAATATAAATAATTAA